The DNA sequence GTTTAACATTCCTGGCGGTGGGAACCAACGAAATCACCATGGTACATTTGTTGGTCTTAATCAGCAGCATAAGTTTTTTCTGTTATCGAAAGCATGGCCGGATTTCAGCAGGAGTAGTTTTCGTACTTTTGGTGACTTTAGTAGGGTGCTTTTTAGCACTTGCTGCTCCAGGTAACTATGCTCGTATGGAGCTCTATCCTGCTGGGAAATCATTCTTACGTGCAGGCGGATTAAGCGCAGGCGTAAGTGTTTTTTTAATCATTGAATGGTTAACCAACAGCATGCTAATGCCTGTAGGAATCTGCTTGCTAGTCATTCATCATTTTTTGTTCAAGGATCAATATTTTACCATTTTTACCAAGCCTTGGCTTTGGTTAGCCAGCGTGGGGCTTATCCCCTTGTCGCTCTTTCCGCTGATGTACGGTACGGCAGGTACTTCGCTGCCTGAAAGAGTGGTAGATTTATTGTTCTTGATTTTTTGTATTTCTGTTATCGGTTGGTTATTTGCTTTGTACCAATCTCACCTTTCCAAAGGAAAAGGCGGGATACCGACGGGTTTAGGTGTCGCTTTAGGGCTTGCACTTGCTATTTTCGTTGGGCTGAATTTTTTCCTTGGGGGGCTAAGCTTAGATCGAAATCTTGAGAAAAGAGCTGGTACTTATCTGGAACTTGTCAAAGTGGAAGCAAATATAGGTAGGGCTTATTTGCAACTCCTACAGGGGATTCCACAAAAATACGCCAGCGAAATGCAGGGTATTCAACAACAATTACTGACTTGCCAAACGGATACTTGTGAGGTCAAGCCTTTGTCGGTTACTGCCTTTGTCGGTTATGATCCTCTTTATGACCGGATGTGGAACAAGGGAGAAAGTGGGATGAATTATTATTGGTCGCTGCGCCCAGGGACAAGAGCTGTTTATAAAAAAGAATAGGCATGCGCCATCTCCTTCTGTCCTCCGCTGGAGTTAATCTCCCTACACGACTTTATCAAGCACATCCTTTGAATTGTTAAATATTCGCTATCAATTGATTACCAAATATAGACAATACAATATTCGACCTCTCCGAGGTCAGGCAAAGAATTTGCATCATTTTTCTACCAATATTCGACCCTGTCCGGCAAGCCTTGGCCAGACGGACTCTCCGAGGTCACCCGAAAGCATCTCGGAGAGATGCCCTATTGGTAGAAAAACGACGTTGAAATACCAAAACGACCTCGGCGAGGTCGAATATTCCTCCCTGTATTTGCCATGATGTGTGCAAGTTTTCCACGGCTTTGCCACGGGCTACCCCGAAGAGATTATAATGACAATAGATAGAGATGGAAAAAAGCGGAAGGCTCCTGTCCGACTAACCAGGCGGGCTCTACAACTTTTGCCAAATGGAGTAAGTCCAATTTATTGAACCGCTCGTTGCTTAAAAAATCATATTTTTGGAATATGGCAGAAGAAGCAATGAAGAGCGTACCTGATATGGCGGATTTATAGGGGGCTAAACCATGGTCTTGGATTTAAAAAAGAAAGATTTTAGATGCTATATAGGGAAACCGTCTCATCCAAGCTTTTGGCATTTTTAGAGGTGAAGACCGCTATTCAGCAAGCAGTAAGCCAGGTCAGTGGTTTCTAAGGAAAGACATATCACCGTACTTTAATAACCATGCACTTCCTCCTCCTAGCCTATAAGTACCCTCCCGTCAGCCATCCCGGTAGCTTGCGGTGGTACCATATTTCCAGGCAATTGGCCAAAAGAGGCATACCTTATTCGGTACAGACTTCCGCGAATCAGTCCATTTTTCCTCAGGACGCAGCGTTGAGCCCAGATGCTTCTGCACCCATCCAACGAATCCCCACCAACGATCTACGCAGCTGGCGAGCAGGCCGCAAGGAAGAGGCCGCTCACTTGCCAATCAGCGAAAAAAGCGGCAAGGTGCATACCTTCTTCCGCTCCCTCTACCACGCCTATCCCTTTGTCCTGTTTACTGGCGACGGCGGTTATACTTATATTAGGGAAAGCTATCGCGCCGCTGTAAAGCTTATTGAGGAGGAAAAAATCACCCATCTCTTCAGTTCTTTCCGCCCCTGGGCCGACCATCTGGTGGCCTATCGCCTGAAGAAAAAACACCCTCACCTCGTCTGGATCGCTGATTTTCGCGACTTGCCCGTAGATCCCGTCCGGCGCGATGTATGGTGGCCTGGTTTGCAAAGCTGGTGGCAAAAACGCTTACTCAAACGGGCCAACATCGTAACGACCGTTTCTGACGGGCTGGCCAAGCGCTTAGGCCGGGATCATCAGAAGGTGGTTGTGGTAAGAAATGGCTTAGCTAGTTTGCCCAATGGCTTCCTTACCGCTCCGGCATCTGCGCATTTTACCATCACTTATACGGGTTCCTTATATCCTGGTTGGCAATCGGCAGAGCCCTTACTACAGCTGTTGCGGGAGCTTATTAACGAAGGTGAGCTCAATCCCGCCCACCTCGAGCTGCACTACGCGGGCAAAGACGGTGCCCTTTGGCAGGAATGGACAGCGCGCCATACCCTCAGCTACCTGAGCATCGATCACGGCATGGTGCCTCTAGCCCGGGCGCAAGCAATGCAAAGCAATAGCCAGCTCAACTTACTACTCTCCTGGTCGGCCAAAGATTATGGGGGCATCATGACCGCCAAACTAGGCAGTTACCTTTCAGCAGGCCGCCCCATCATTGCCCTCCTACACGGACCATCCGACCCCGAACTCAGCCAAGTGGTACAACAGACTGGCGCGGGTTTTGTCTACGCTAGCGAAGACCCACAAAGTAACCAACAGCTACGTACCTTCCTCCTTCACGCCTACCGCACCTGGGCTTTCTCCGGTGCCCTCCCCTGGCGAATTGATCCTCCCCAGCTTCAAGCTTATACTTGGGAGAAACAAGTAGAGTTTCTTCTAAACCAACTACAAGATTCATAGTTTTTTGTTATAGTATCGGTAAATACTATAAATAAAAAGATATGGGTCATTTCCCCCATCTTTGCGTTGTTATTAAAAACAATAGCCATGCAAGATCAACAACTTACATTAATCAACAGTACTTACGCTCCTCAACAGGCACGTGAGGTATTGTGTTCTTTGCTCAACGACAAGATCAAATTTTTGAACCATCAGATTTTGAGCACCTTCGAAAGGTTCGGAAGCGATACCTCTCACCTGGAAAGACGCCTGGAAGAGATCAAAGCAGAAAGAGACCAATTGACACGCCAGCTCAAAGCACTCGACAACGAGGAGTATTTGCTGGAAATCGATTGTCGCATCAACATTAAAGTGACTACACCAGAGATGGCGTAATCTTTATTGCCTATATGATTGACGCTAGTAGCATCAACTATTTCCGACCTCCGCTTTCCCACTTCCGACTTTGGAAAGTGTAAAAGTTTGAAAAGTATAAGGGTGTAAGAGTTGGGTGATTGACGCTAGTAGCATCAACTATTTCCGACTTCCGCTTTCCCACTTCCGACTTTGGAAAGTGTAAAAGTTTGAAAAGTGTAAGGGTGTAAGAGTTGGGTGATTGACGCTAGTAGCACCAACTACTTCTGATGACTCCCCCTGACACCTTTACACTTAGGCTATACAATCTGATGCTTTTCTGATGCGACGGATTTTAGCATTTTCTTGACAAGCTAAATTGCTACGTAAAGGTGCACTTAGGCAGGTTGCGCGGCTTCAGTCCGCACTCATAGAAAGGAGAGAACTCGTTGCGGGCTAAAGCCACGCGCAACCTAATTTACCATCAGATTGTACAACCTACCTTTACACCCTTACACTTTTACACCCTTACACCCCCTTACCCCCCTTTTTTCCGACTTCAAAAAAACCTCCTTACCTTAGTGGTTAATTTTTATCAACGTATTTATTAGCTTCATGCAAGATCAACACACTTACGTAGCCATCATGGCGGGTGGGGTCGGTTCCCGTTTCTGGCCTGCCAGCCGGGAGGAACGCCCTAAGCAATTTTTAGATATTCTCGGTACGGGCAAGAGCCTGCTAAGACTGACTTTCGAACGTTTTTTACGCCTCACCTCTGCAGATCGAATTTTCATTGTCACCAACGCACAGTACAAAGCGCAGGTGCTGGAACACCTCCCGGAGCTGACGGAAAATCAGATCTTGTGCGAGCCTTCCCGCAACAATACCGCCCCTTGCATTGCTTATACGGCTTTCAAGCTTCAGCAGCTTGATCCCGAGGCTAACCTGGTGATTGCGCCAAGTGATGCGCTCATCAACAACGAGCCACTTTTCGTTGATAACATCCGCAAAGCACTGTCTTTTACCGCTGCGAACGATGCCTTGGTGACGCTCGGGATTGCGCCCGATAGCCCACATACCGGCTATGGCTATATCCAATTTGGCGATGGTGGCGATGGTGTTTACCCCGTAAAACGATTTACTGAAAAACCCGAATTGCAGGTGGCTCGCGAGTTTCTTGCCAGCGGTGATTACCTCTGGAATGCGGGTATTTTTGTTTGGCGTGCTGCTACGGTCTTGGCCGCTTTCAATACCCACGCACCGGAAATTACGGCGCTCTTGGGGCAAAATCTGGCTTGTTACAACACGGCTGATGAACAGGCCTTCATCGACGAAGTCTATCCGCAGACGCCAAAAATATCGGTTGATTACGCGATCATGGAAAAGGCAACCAACGTCTTCACCATCCCCGCCCAATTTGGCTGGAGTGACCTCGGCGCTTGGGTTAGTCTGCACCAGGAAATGAAGCAGGACGAAGATGGCAACGCCGTCCAGGGCAAAAGCATCCTTTTGCACGATACCCACAATACCCTGGTACGCATTACCGGCAACAAATTGGCCGTCATTGCCGGCCTGGATGACTACATCATTGTCGATGAAGGCGATGTCTTATTGATCTGCCCAAAATCCCGCGAGCAAGAAATAAAAATGCTCCGCACCCAGGTAGAGGAAGTATTCGGCCCGGAGTTTGTTTAACGCGAGTAAGAGTTAGAAGGCTGGTTTTTTGGGGTAAAAGTTGGATAAGTGTAAGGGTAGGTTGTACCATCTGATGCTGTCTACCTTTACACCCTTACACCCTTCCATGACCTTCCCTAAATAACGTTGACAGGTTTATCAATCATTCTACTTAAAAGCTAAGTGCTAGTTGTCCATCTTCTTTTGGCAAACCAAGCTTAACAAATGCGGGCAGAATCTGACTTGTCCCATCAAAAGCTCCGCTACTGGGATAAGTCAGATTCTGAGCCGCCATTGGCTGGTATTCCAACTCTTTTGCTTCGCCGTCTCGTATCAACAACGATGGTGGTCTTTGCCCCTTACTCTCCTCAAGATAACATTCAAATCCCAAAGGTGCAATTCGCAGCGGTAACTGACTATGGTGACGCACTTTGTTGTAGTTCTCTACAGCCCTCTTCACGTACCTTCTCAGTGCTCTATAATCTCTGATTGGCCAGTGCTCAAGGTATTCATTCTTGATCACATCATTGAGCTTCTCTGCGTACGCATTGTCCAATGCTGTAATGCACATGCTAGAGCTGATTCCTCGTGACCTCAATACTTCTATAAAGTCATTGCTGCGATACTGGGAGCCCCCGTCACTGTGGAAGATCAGTTCACTCAAATCCATACCACGACGCAACCGCAAGGCCATTTTCAGAGCCTCTATGTTTGCTCTAGCTCGGAGGTTATCACTTACGCTATAGCCCACTATAAGCCGGGAATACACATCTATGATAAACGTCAGATAGTAATACTTGTCCTCTAGGCGATAGTAAGTCGTATCCGATTG is a window from the Lewinella sp. LCG006 genome containing:
- a CDS encoding DUF6056 family protein, with the protein product MLIFLLLIPLSLIYFFVKITRPLPGFFLGGSCWLLFLDQITNTYDSLLRFTCLPIYHLGFALSLLLATVWWRVINEDFKGRKSYFILACLTFLAVGTNEITMVHLLVLISSISFFCYRKHGRISAGVVFVLLVTLVGCFLALAAPGNYARMELYPAGKSFLRAGGLSAGVSVFLIIEWLTNSMLMPVGICLLVIHHFLFKDQYFTIFTKPWLWLASVGLIPLSLFPLMYGTAGTSLPERVVDLLFLIFCISVIGWLFALYQSHLSKGKGGIPTGLGVALGLALAIFVGLNFFLGGLSLDRNLEKRAGTYLELVKVEANIGRAYLQLLQGIPQKYASEMQGIQQQLLTCQTDTCEVKPLSVTAFVGYDPLYDRMWNKGESGMNYYWSLRPGTRAVYKKE
- a CDS encoding mannose-1-phosphate guanylyltransferase codes for the protein MQDQHTYVAIMAGGVGSRFWPASREERPKQFLDILGTGKSLLRLTFERFLRLTSADRIFIVTNAQYKAQVLEHLPELTENQILCEPSRNNTAPCIAYTAFKLQQLDPEANLVIAPSDALINNEPLFVDNIRKALSFTAANDALVTLGIAPDSPHTGYGYIQFGDGGDGVYPVKRFTEKPELQVAREFLASGDYLWNAGIFVWRAATVLAAFNTHAPEITALLGQNLACYNTADEQAFIDEVYPQTPKISVDYAIMEKATNVFTIPAQFGWSDLGAWVSLHQEMKQDEDGNAVQGKSILLHDTHNTLVRITGNKLAVIAGLDDYIIVDEGDVLLICPKSREQEIKMLRTQVEEVFGPEFV
- a CDS encoding transposase; the encoded protein is MKSPSNEQVYAALGTSRQSLSQYLRRRADYQDGVYSAEAMLLTHRADHGGLGLEKAYYMIQPEGLGRDAFIREMTLLGHSLERKRSYVRTTKSGGLRYPNLVKLLTIIGLNRVWQSDTTYYRLEDKYYYLTFIIDVYSRLIVGYSVSDNLRARANIEALKMALRLRRGMDLSELIFHSDGGSQYRSNDFIEVLRSRGISSSMCITALDNAYAEKLNDVIKNEYLEHWPIRDYRALRRYVKRAVENYNKVRHHSQLPLRIAPLGFECYLEESKGQRPPSLLIRDGEAKELEYQPMAAQNLTYPSSGAFDGTSQILPAFVKLGLPKEDGQLALSF